The Cardiocondyla obscurior isolate alpha-2009 linkage group LG05, Cobs3.1, whole genome shotgun sequence genomic sequence CGAGGGCGTTCCAGTTTTCGTCACCGCCGGCGTTTTTCAAGCAAAAATAGACTGCGGCAACCTTCGCGCTTTCCGGGACTGTGCGGAATCTGTAGATCGCGCGGTCGTTCGCCGACGATGTCCAGACCGAGTCGAGAGCGTTGTCCGCGTCCTGCGGGCAATCGCCGCTGGTCGGCGACCATCGCAGGGCGAGATCGCGGCCAAGCCCGGCGCCCAGAAGCACGACAAAGAGTGCGCGAGGATCGTCGACTAGTTTGGCACCGGGTGGTAATGCCGACCACGCGACCGTCGCTACGGAGTGCACAGCGAGCTGGACCACGCGTGACGGAACGTCGCCGTGACGGACGgccgtcgttgtcgttgtcaTCGTTCTTGTTACCGCCGTCGTCGACGGCACCGACGTCGACGTGCCGGCATTCGCTAGCTGGCCGACACACGCGGAAACAAACAGCAAAAGGATCGCCGTCGGCGCGAATCGCGGACGGCCGACATACTGCGCCATCATACGACCACTGTGACTCGGCCGACAACTTCACTCGGCTCGAGCGACGGCCTAGTAGTTGTATTTATAACGCGCCGCCGCGACGAttgcgcacgcacgcacgccgCACCACCCGCACCGTCCTTTAACTTGCCGTACGGCTTCACCTCTCACGCTGGAAGTTCAAGGCCCGTTTCCAAGGAATACGACCGGGCCGCAGACTCCACGAGAAAAGTTTCGCAACTGACGTCTTTCGAGTACTCTTGTGAAGTTGAAAAAATGACGGCTTCGCATCGTCGGCTCGCCGGTATTGCCAGGTATCTTCAATTGCGACAATTATGGTAATATTCGTGCTTATAATTTCGATTGAATTCGACCGCAGCTCGTCCGAGTTTTAcaagaaaaacaatttcctTTAGCGACATTTGGTTATATCGACGTTTTTGCATTTACAGGTTTGATTATCCGGGTTCGCGTTGACAGGTGACGCCATCCATCGACAATCCGTTCAGTAAGAACACAACCGCTCAGTAAGCTCTTGCATCTGATTGGTAGATAATGTTCCGATGCGTTTAACGGTTGTATTTGCTAAACGCATCTTTTGCTTTGCTGCATCAATGATGATCAGTGACCAGTCCCACTGTTCAGTTTATATCTCGCGGCATGTTCACTCGAGTAAATTCTGCACCGAGAAAAATAACGGATTTGTCACTTCGCATGTAAGAAACgaaggagaaaaatattttccttacAATCTCGTTACTCTGGACAATGTTGAAAAGTGACGGAATATCGTCTCGACTGAACTGGTCACTCATCGCCACGCGTATGAAGCCATAAGTCCGGCTAACCTTTTAAGAGACTAAAAACGCGACTTGAGgtaatatttgaaaacttCGCATGAGTTTACTTATATTCGTACAgctaaaataactttaaacgACGTAATacataaaacttattttacaGGCGACGCAGTATGGCGCCACGTAGAGAGGCGAGATCCGGTCTCAATGCCGGCAGATCTTCGAGAAGAGGTAATAAAAGCTGGCTTGAGAATTACTTGGATTGGCGGCAGCTCGTCACTTTCCTCACCGACCCAAGAAAGCTGTCGTTGACGGCAAAACTGTTTATCGTTCTGGAAATCATCCTAAATGTGATAGTCATTCAGATTGTGCCATATACCGAGATCGACTGGCGGGCCTACATGCAGGAAGTTGAAGGATTCTTGAACGGCACGTTCGATTACTCGAAATTACAAGGTGATACTGGGCCACTAGTTTATCCAGCTGGCTTCGTTTACATTTTTTCCGGTCTATATTACATAACTTCGCGCGGCGTTAATATAAAGATCGCTCAATACATCTTCGCGGCGTTATATGTCGTCATGCTAACGCTGGTCTTCCGGATTTACGCGCGAACGAAGAAAGTACCGCCGTATGTGCTAATTTTAATGTGCTGCACTTCATATAGAATACATTCGATATTTGTTTTGAGACTTTTTAACGATCCAATCGCAATGCTACTGCTGTACGCGTCTATCAACGCATTCCTGGATAATCGCTGGTACTTGGGCAGCGTACTATATAGTCTCGCTGTATCTATCAAGATGAACATCCTGCTATTTGCCCCGGCACTTCTTGTCGCCTACCTGTGGACACTAGGACTGCTCAAGACACTAATACATTTATTCATCTGTGCTCTAATACAGCTGATTCTTGGTCTTCCGTTTTTGCTGGAGAATCCTGTCGCTTATATAAAGGGCGCCTTCGACCTGAGTAGAGTCTTTGAGTACAAATGGACCGTAAACTGGAGGTTTTTACCAGAGGAAGTGTTCGTTCATTCGTACCTACACATTTCTCTGTTACTTTTGCACGTAATAACGCTGTTATATTGCGCGCCCGTTTGGATCACGTACGTCAAGTCATACGCAAAACTGAAGCATATAGGAAAGGAACTGAAGCCTCAACTTCGCAAGAAAGAGAAGGTGGACATGTCTACTGTAAGTCAGCTGTTTGTTTATCCTCTTTTCATCGCGAATTTCGTCGGCATTATATTCAGCAGATCGTTGCATTATCAGTTCTACATATGGTACTACCATACGTTACCGTACATTGCATGGTGCACCGACTACCAGACTGTCCTTAGATTGACTATTTTAGGTGTGATAGAATGGTGCTGGAACACATATCCGAGCACAGTCTATAGTAGCGCGGCGTTACATCTGTGTCATATAATTCTGCTGTACGGTATTCTCAAGAATAGATCGAATAACGCGAAGGAGAAGTGAACAGTGCGCGAATCGTGTGTGATGCATTTTTAACTGAAACGTTTTTACGAATTGtgagttaaataaaacgtagAGTATCTTTATCTATTACTCAACATCCATTTTCTGATACGTGAGACACATAAGTGTTTCCCTGTCcatgatataataatttgcatagTGACTGTTCAAGATCGCATTTAGAATGCGAGTATATgtgtgtaatatataaaaaaaaaactatcggTATGTAAATGGAATAAATTGTCAATAACGTTAAACCTTGTTTTCCATTATCTGGACAAGCATTTTACAAACacatgtaagtaaaaaaaaaaaaaaaaaaggaaaaaaaattagagatgAGCACTTTGTTTGCTGCACTGTGCATAAAAAGTTAGTATTTGCAAGTAAAATTACctctgaaatattatttcaatcacaacgaaattaaatttgagcTTTCCgcttaaatttataatgataatgatttaattaatagtaattattatagCTTATGTCATACCAGAAACtgattaaaaaagtaaaaataattgcacaataattataatgatttACACATACTATTTACGTAATTGTATTCTTGTACAGTCTCTCTACTCGGTGATTATAgtttcgcattttttaaattttttattgcatttccCGATTGTACTCGTTCATTAATTGTAAtgacataaaaatatgaaaatgtgAAGTATAATTGTCCGAGAATTTGAAAATGAAATTCAATACAGATATGAATATTTccattttgaaaataaatcaattatttcagGAATTTCTATCGTTGGGTTATGCATAAAACATCATTTTCGCAAGAAAACGTGGATCTGATTTATCAGTGAAGTGGAACAGTCAGCCGACGTTAATTCCCTGCATATCCTTTACATCTATGAGAGCTGGGAGTGCACCGCAGCCGTCGGGGAAGTGTATCGCTATCGTCAATATCGCACGATCGAAGAAATCCGTTTCGCGCAAATTCTGCGGAAGGAGGCCGCGGCGAGGCCGAAGTGTGTCAAAGAGAGAATCGTCTTCTCTCTTCATCGGATCCCTCCCCACTGCCGTTTCTGTTCAGGACGGCGAACCTTTTGCTCGGCCACGTGGACGAGGATACCGCTATTTTCTTTCGTCGGGGCGGCACATCTTCTGTCAAAGTGGGAACGCCAGTTCTGCCCCTGACATTGCGTGCGtacgcgcccgcgcgcgcgtacacgctTTTCCGAGGCCTACGAGCGTCGCTGATAGCCCCCTTAATTCCGAACAAAGCATCGATCGCGACCGCTTTCGCAACGCAGTACAACGCCGGCAGTCACCTAGGCAAGTTGACAGGAGGTCGTCACCCCTTCCGAGGTGACAAGCTTTTTTATCTGCCGGTCCGGCTTGGTTCGTTTACCAGCCGTGGCCTTGTCCttcgtacatttttttcaatataacgTGAGAGATAAACTGCAGACTGGTCATCGTTATCAAGGATTCTGTCGTCCAGATATCACATGTTGATATTCAATCCTCCGAGACGGGAGCGCGATTGCTATATCTTTCCCGTGAAGAACGGAGTGTATTAGTCGTCGTTGGATACTTGAAGAAAACGGAAGAAGAGCCGAGTACCAGCAAAGGTCGAGTTCAGGTGAGAAAGTGAGAAAGTGTCGTGGCACGATCGCCTCGCGCATTCGAGTATAAAACAAGCTTCGGAGAAAGCCGCGATTCGCGATGAAATTCTGCCCCGGGCTTGTGATAGACACAAcgtattatattcatttaattttttgacgTCGCATTTTTTGTGTAGAAagaattttcttatttttaattaatttaaaaacgtaaGTCAGGCGAactagataattttattttgtgagcgcaaatataaagtataaacgTTATCTAAGTAATGTAACGCTATTATCACTATGataagagttttttttttttttagacttgTTTTTGTGCGTAATTCGGTTTTCTACGACATCAAAAGGAAATAGAAGTTACCaatataatgaattaatattaatgaacaTGTTAATTTTCGTATTGTGTGATAATCCATGTTTCTGCTTATCATTCGACGTTATGATGATAAAGCACCTACGATTTTATATGTGTCAGTAAAAACAGATTgcagttaaaaaattacaaatgcaataaattagaGAATAAAATTGAGAATATGTTGACTGCACGTTTTGAATAAActcgtaagaaaaaatttacaagtaaTGAGTTAagttcaaaattttttttttaattttaaaaacgtttttaaaagaTTCATTCGAATTTGCTTTTATCTCACCAACACCGAAGTcttaattaaacagaaaagaaattcCAAAAGTCTAAATATACTTTCacagaatttttctatttagtTTCTAAAAAGACttcttttgaatttattttgaatggaTTGTCGTACTGTaaagaatgttttttaaataatttttttaactctgcTACCTGTTATTGTCATgtaatgtagaaaaaaaaacgtaacaaattaaaaacgctGAATATTCGTTCCGTATGAGCATGAATGCATATAGAATCATATAATTGACGTATTTCTATAAATGATGCGAGAATCACGgaatatcaattatataaCTGTGAGTATATCTATCGCCTGACaggaaataaattacgtaagGTAGTCTTAGATTAATAGTAATGTTAGCGAAAAAAATACTCAAATAGTGATACGGTTAACTTGCGGTTGTGTATAATGCACGTTGAAAGTTAAATAcgtcgataattaaaatgcaagtAGATTAATGCAAATAACTGACtacgcgcgataattttttttttccgagtaaGGTAAGCAAGCTCACGAAGGTAACAAAAATACGAGTGATAGCGTTAATGCCAGTACGATTGGTTTATAACACGAGGTCATGAAAATCAAATCGACAGTGACTAGCAGCTATGCTGGTCGATCGACAAACAATAATCACATCGAATGATAGTTCATTAAAATACAAAgcggaatataaaaaatgtgaaataatttgcttttttaaatctgttttttttttttttttatgaagtcAATTATTAGATGTGTTGTGCCTCACGTTTAGTTGTTCGGTCATGATTAAAATAAGCAACGATAATAcgatgataaataaaattgatcgaATGAACTTCGACTGATTATCATGTGGCATGCTCATGACATGTGTTGTTTGATTTTAGAATGGTCTGGTGGGAGAAGATATTTTTGGTGATAATAACACTCGTCAGTTTGAGGATTCTCGTGAAAATCAGCATTCTAGCGTGGAAGAAATTGCTTGCCCCGAGCCTCGGATTTGGAATTGACTTGCGATCACAGGGAAGATGGGCGGTCGTCACCGGCGCTACGGACGGGCTTGGGAAAGCCTTTGCGAAAGCTCTTGCCGAGCAGGGAATGAACATTGTTTTAGTCTCTCGGTCTTTATCCAAATTAAAGGACGTAGCTACGGAGATCGAACGGAAGTATCAAGTGGAAACTCGAGTTGTGGAAGCTGATTTAACCGAAGGTCAAGTCGTTTACGCTGAAATTGGAAAGGCGA encodes the following:
- the Alg3 gene encoding lethal(2)neighbour of tid protein codes for the protein MAPRREARSGLNAGRSSRRGNKSWLENYLDWRQLVTFLTDPRKLSLTAKLFIVLEIILNVIVIQIVPYTEIDWRAYMQEVEGFLNGTFDYSKLQGDTGPLVYPAGFVYIFSGLYYITSRGVNIKIAQYIFAALYVVMLTLVFRIYARTKKVPPYVLILMCCTSYRIHSIFVLRLFNDPIAMLLLYASINAFLDNRWYLGSVLYSLAVSIKMNILLFAPALLVAYLWTLGLLKTLIHLFICALIQLILGLPFLLENPVAYIKGAFDLSRVFEYKWTVNWRFLPEEVFVHSYLHISLLLLHVITLLYCAPVWITYVKSYAKLKHIGKELKPQLRKKEKVDMSTVSQLFVYPLFIANFVGIIFSRSLHYQFYIWYYHTLPYIAWCTDYQTVLRLTILGVIEWCWNTYPSTVYSSAALHLCHIILLYGILKNRSNNAKEK